One segment of Patescibacteria group bacterium DNA contains the following:
- a CDS encoding 30S ribosomal protein S21 has product MAEVKRKKGESFEALVRRFSKKVQQSGRILQAKKIRFHKPKKNKTAVRSAAARREEITVKREYLKKIGKLVEEPTRGGYKR; this is encoded by the coding sequence GTGGCAGAAGTAAAAAGAAAGAAGGGCGAGAGTTTTGAGGCGTTAGTGCGCCGATTTTCCAAAAAAGTTCAGCAGAGCGGCCGGATTTTGCAAGCCAAAAAAATTCGTTTTCATAAACCGAAAAAGAATAAAACCGCCGTCAGATCAGCCGCTGCCCGCCGAGAAGAGATTACCGTCAAGCGCGAATATTTGAAAAAAATAGGCAAGCTGGTGGAAGAACCGACTCGTGGCGGATATAAGAGATAA
- a CDS encoding GatB/YqeY domain-containing protein → MLDQQISEAFMTAYKAKDEAVVSTLRLLKSAIANKKIEKLMPKEELLPDEDVLAVLKSEVKKRLDSIVSYKQANREELAAKEQVEIDLIAKFLPEQMSEEKVRELAVKIVTEQGHPGMAGFGKVMGLVMAATKGAADGTVVSKIVKEELGK, encoded by the coding sequence ATGTTAGATCAACAAATCAGCGAGGCGTTTATGACTGCCTACAAAGCTAAGGATGAAGCCGTTGTCTCCACTTTACGTTTGCTTAAATCCGCTATTGCCAATAAAAAAATAGAAAAACTGATGCCTAAGGAAGAATTACTTCCTGATGAAGATGTTCTGGCGGTTTTAAAATCGGAAGTTAAAAAGCGCCTGGATTCCATTGTTTCTTATAAACAAGCGAATCGTGAGGAGTTGGCCGCCAAAGAACAGGTAGAGATTGATTTAATAGCGAAATTTCTGCCGGAACAAATGTCAGAGGAAAAAGTCAGAGAATTGGCGGTTAAGATTGTAACTGAGCAAGGCCATCCAGGCATGGCCGGTTTTGGCAAGGTTATGGGATTGGTCATGGCCGCTACTAAAGGCGCCGCTGACGGTACCGTAGTTAGTAAAATTGTTAAGGAAGAGTTAGGTAAATAG